In Cydia amplana chromosome 5, ilCydAmpl1.1, whole genome shotgun sequence, the genomic window AGTGTTATGAACACATCATAAGCtattaaagatttaaaaaatataagctATGTATTTCTAAGGCGTTAATGTTGTGTTCAGCGGCTGTGTTTAACCtaaataattttacataattacctacctacaattaatacaaaaaaaaatctgacgGATTCGGCTCTATTTTTCCAGTCCACTGGAAAACTCCTAACTTTTGTTTTTGTCAGTTCGCATTGTTTTCAACTAAAGTAATTCATGTGTATTGCGGTTTCAGCGCTTAAAAAGAATAAAAGCTGTAGTAGACTCGATAGATCCAGGTTGGGGGATACCCTGGTTGGATGCCGAGTTTCTAATGGAGCCTCGAGATGGTTTACAGATTCTGTTGCTTCGCCAAGGGACTCCGGGTGCATACCGCGCCCTCATCATCGCCGAACAACGCGATAAAGGTACCCACAAAGTGCTTCCCGCCCCGGCCACAAAACTTGCCCACCGTGCGCCATTTCCGCTCTTAACTTTCCTCGCCCGTCTTGCCTCATAATGATAACAAATAGACCACATTTCGTTAAAACATTTCTTCATTTCGCTAACGATGGTTAACATGTTTACTAATTGAAAGGATTTTGTATACGTACTTGTACAAtaataagaaaacatttttacccgaaattattttaatgtatattcCTGATGGCATCACTATTAAATTACATAGGACTAATTTTacgtttttaattaggtacctaagtgaTTTTCTGGAACAAATAATTTGGTGTCCTTTAACTTTTTGTACACTGTGTTTCCTTTAACTTTTAGTCGCTCTACGTACAGACAACTGGTAGCAAACGGTGTACCGTAAAtaggggtgagtagggttcgcggggagagttgggttatgaatggggagagaagggatgaaaggggggtgagatggggggctactgctacaaaaataatgtattccaatttaaaatggagctatagtaaataccagggatgttgcggatgcagattttttgacatccgcggacgcggatgcggatgcggatgtcaagattaggtacttagaaaacgtcaaatattacatttttagtatttttttatttaaaaaaaatgaaacgttTGGTATTTGAGCacgaatataggtgcgttatgtttaataaaaagtaacttggccgacttttctggatctagacgatttcgttataggtaataacgaaattacctagcacttacgccgccgctaagacgttcctgtaccgacttgttcgacatccgcatccgcataagctccgcatcgattttatgcggatgcggatgcagatgcggatgttgaaaataatgcggaagttccgcggttgcggatgcggatgttcgcaacatccctggtaaatactcataataaaaaaaatcgatccaacaatcttccaaaatcacctttgtatgaaatcccatctcgccccaattacgagggactacggggtgaggtgggattttctgtttatcgtcaaagttatgaaaaaacgtccggaacactatACACCAtttagtttgcatatgtaaaaataaaatgttagcgaggtttgaatgtcagttttgcccctactcaccccattttacggtacgaagTTCGACTAATTAAGGAGGATGAGCCAAACTGcaggatatttttttattcgataaTACCATAAAGTCCTTCTAACTTCCCGCACTTTAACTAAACTTTCCCGTGTTTTCTAGCTCGCCCAAACCCGAGACCAATCCTAAACATGGCGGATGTGCGCATGAAACTGGTGGGGCGTGTCATGGGCATGATGTCCTGCGAGGAGCTGACCGCGTATGCACTGGCTCGACAGCACGAGATGCCGGTCACGGAGGCCGACTGCGTGGTGCGGGCCAACACGCTCGGGTACCGGGGGCCCGGGGGACACTCGTACCTTCAAATACATCGCATGATTAAGCAAGAACTATAAAGagttaataaatacataaaatgtaTGCTACACTAGGAGGCAAATAGGAATTCGTAGGTACTTCTAAAGAAATCTAGTGTACCTACCTGATGGGTGAAACATAATGCTGCTCAATCTGGGACAGTGTTGCAATTGCGTGTGATCTAACTAATGATTTTAATCAGTTTCATATTCAATTAAGCCGCCACATGGTGACTCACTCTAAGAAAAAGCGTTAAGGTCTTACTCAATACCTACTATTAATGCCAAACACTAGTGAAGCAATAAATTGGTGGGTTCCCAAGTAATTGATACATTCGTAAACCTAACAGATATATTCTGCAGTGATACATATATTCCCATTTCCTCCCCGGGCACCCGTAGTGGCTTTATGATGTTTTTAGTGAATAATGTGCGAGTCGGGATATCTCAAAGCCCCGATCTGCCAATAAATCAATGATCAACAAGGCATGCTACTCTCTCCTTGAGGATTTCTATATTTAATTCCCAGCGCGAGGGTAAATGTTTAAACAGCTTAAATGTTTTAACAGATGATTGTGCTCATGAATCGTAGCGTCTCTGTGAATCACAAAATAGTTCTCGCTCCGAGCATTAAATGGGCAAAATTACTTATCCACCCTCCTGAATACATTACCTGCCAGTTAAATTATCTGCAGGTTCTAACCAAAGTTAGGTAATATAAATGTTTAGTACTTGTTACTTTTATTAAAGAACGACTTGCAGCGCaattaaacatttataataatatgcgcACGTTGGAGCCGGCGCAGCGGAGTAATCCCACGACTTTAAGTATTTCTGTTCTCTCGGTCTTTGAACAGGCAGAGTAACTCCAATTTTTAATCAATCTGAGAGAACCGGTGTATTGATATCTAAGTATATTGCCGGCCACATAAAACACTGATGAACGCATATTCAATATtgattaaaaagtatttttttttataaaatttaaaaaacaattgcATATACACCTTTGTTTACCTAATAAtaaacattgttatggcaggtgtccgtacgtctttgtaataacccagtctcatagttGACTTTTGCAAGTCTTttgtattacctacctaattaatttaCCTTAAACACTATACGTTCCAGGCCCGGGGTCTAAAACAAGCTATTATAGGCTCATCAAGGATTTCGTTACAggatttttaaatacctaccctTTTTAAGTCAGGCAGCAGGTAATAAGAAAGTTGTCTAATAAAATCGAACCCTCTTTCAATTCTACAATCAATAACCTACCTAATTTGCAATCCGAATTTATTCCCCTTTTGCGAATCCTACTTTTTGTTGGCATTTTCTAATAACAACTTTAGTTGTTTTATGGTGAAGTATGAAGTAACAACACCGAGATGTTAGACCAAGCAAACAATATATAGCTATAGCAATAACTACTTAGGCGAGTAAATATAGTTATATAGGTTCAATATGATATTGTTGGCGAGTGCTCGGAGTCTACCCGTATCCACCAGAACAAATTTATTTTCCTCGGAAGCATACTAGACGTCAACAAATAAGGATTTTTATTCAATAAAGAGGTTTTACTCATTCTTTACATATTGCGCAAAGATTGAGATTTAGAAGAGACCTTTTAGTGTTTTATTTTGATCGATAGCCCGTAGATTTCGATTATGTAGTTATTTTGTAGGTTTGTTTCCCCTAGGGAGCTGAATGCGGAGTACCGAGGGAGATTTATAGTGGCGGCCTTGTTTTATGGAATATACAGagcgaatcaaattttctaccttaatattttataaactcaCCGTGTGAGGCTTAAAATTTCACACTGACCATTCTTAGGATTCTATATAATGATAAATCTATACTGGATTAGTATTTCCGAGCAAAATTTATTGTATCTTCTTTTCCTTATAATACCAGCTCATTTTCTGAAATAGATATAGGAAAGGTTTTCGACTAAATCCATTGAGTCCGAAATGAAAATATGATTCGGATAACACCCTCTTCGCAGCACGTCCTCCATTTGCAGTGTTACGAAGGAATTCCTATTAGTGAAGGTTGTTTTCTGTCTGACGGAACCATAAAAAGTTTGTGTTAAATGAATGTTTTCTCAGTCGTCCAAAACAAAACACCGGAGAAGACTATAAAAGCTAACGTAGCCTACTTTATTGTTATTGCTGTTCGATGTAACCTGCATTGGAGCTACCGAAGTCATTAAGGCTTACGCTGTAATTATAATGTAATTGATTAAGCCGTTTTGCTTATGCAGAACTACTCCAACGTAACTCTCCAATTTTACACACTAGACTATTGAATGACTACCTACGTCGGATTAACATAATTTATATctactatgtatttattacttttGTTGTGTTTTGATTTTGACATAAGTATAGGTACAGACGGTAcagtaaatatgtaagtattattataattttcaaacaaagtcAAAGCTTGCTTGTTTACAAACAGACCAATTTccgaattttgtttatctaaaTGTAatccaatttaaaat contains:
- the LOC134648475 gene encoding uncharacterized protein LOC134648475; protein product: METRMFTWIWIFEIVFHGAVPQVLEPPGTRWEKNATSCEEFERDAHFEPTEVIDAMWKIFYSWADTTELSLVVFSLLSTKRLKRIKAVVDSIDPGWGIPWLDAEFLMEPRDGLQILLLRQGTPGAYRALIIAEQRDKARPNPRPILNMADVRMKLVGRVMGMMSCEELTAYALARQHEMPVTEADCVVRANTLGYRGPGGHSYLQIHRMIKQEL